Proteins from a single region of Halichoerus grypus chromosome 13, mHalGry1.hap1.1, whole genome shotgun sequence:
- the YPEL1 gene encoding protein yippee-like 1, translated as MVKMTKSKTFQAYLPNCHRTYSCVHCRAHLANHDELISKSFQGSQGRAYLFNSVVNVGCGPAEERVLLTGLHAVADIYCENCKTTLGWKYEHAFESSQKYKEGKFIIELAHMIKDNGWE; from the exons ATGGTGAAGATGACAAAATCCAAAACTTTCCAAGCTTATCTGCCAAACTGTCACCGAACATACAGCTGTGTCCACTGCAGAGCCCACCTGGCCAATCACGATGAGCTGATCTCCAAG TCTTTTCAGGGAAGTCAGGGACGAGCCTACCTCTTCAATTCTGT GGTGAATGTGGGCTGCGGCCCCGCGGAGGAGAGGGTCCTTCTCACTGGCCTGCACGCGGTCGCGGACATCTACTGTGAAAACTGCAAAACCACGCTCGGGTGGAAATAT gaacATGCCTTTGAAAGCAGTCAGAAATATAAGGAAGGAAAATTTATTATTGAGCTTGCCCACATGATCAAAGACAATGGTTGGGAGTAA